In Euphorbia lathyris chromosome 9, ddEupLath1.1, whole genome shotgun sequence, the following are encoded in one genomic region:
- the LOC136205895 gene encoding protein FAR1-RELATED SEQUENCE 3-like isoform X2, producing MEDSLYLQLYKLSPINSEESLDQILTTLWKSRRTGLRFPEKSHFQSLLNLPSLGELDPVLACLRSLIRKTVHENFSGDDLLKLFPLDLALDLQNILVLLLQKYQNQWREEISREQHPLPSTSGTYRLKTSVPNSLPSSETSLPLWPRQDDINGHFNHSDIEISTPEVASQVASNSIQNDANPPENLSILPRLKSMTWTMESCPSAPANRVAIITLKLQDFTRSPSGEMEVKFQLTKDTLEAMLRSMNYISEQLSSMEFVRASSEKTKAVD from the exons ATGGAAGATTCGCTTTACTTGCAACTATATAAGTTGTCGCCGATCAATTCAGAGGAATCACTCGATCAAATACTCACAACTTTATGGAAATCAAGGAGAACCGGTCTCCGATTTCCAGAGAAGTCTCATTTCCAGTCTCTCCTCAATCTGCCTTCTCTCGGCGAGCTCGATCCA GTTTTGGCATGCCTTCGTTCACTTATCAGAAAAACTGTGCATGAGAACTTCAGTGGGGATGATCTCTTGAAGCTGTTTCCGCTTGATCTAGCACTTGATCTACAAAACATTCTTGTATTGTTGCTCCAGAAATATCAGAATCAATGGAGGGAGgaaatatcaagagaacag CATCCTCTGCCCAGTACCAGTGGCACCTACCGGTTAAAAACTAGTGTGCCAAATTCCCTACCATCCTCTGAGACTTCATTGCCGCTTTGGCCTCGTCAAGATGATATTAATGGGCATTTTAATCATAGTGATATCGAGATTTCTACCCCAGAAGTTGCTTCACAGGTTGCATCTAATTCTATTCAAAATGATGCCAATCCTCCAGAGAACTTG AGTATCTTGCCCCGTCTCAAATCAATGACATGGACCATGGAAAGTTGTCCTTCTGCTCCAGCAAATAGAGTAGCCATCATTACTCTCAAG CTTCAAGATTTCACCCGATCTCCTTCAGGGGAAATGGAGGTGAAGTTTCAGCTTACTAAAGACACGCTTGAAGCTATGTTGAGATCAATGAACTACATCAGTGAGCAGCTTTCAAGCATG GAGTTCGTCAGAGCCAGCTCAGAAAAAACAAAAGCAGTAGACTGA
- the LOC136205895 gene encoding protein FAR1-RELATED SEQUENCE 3-like isoform X1, producing MEDSLYLQLYKLSPINSEESLDQILTTLWKSRRTGLRFPEKSHFQSLLNLPSLGELDPVLACLRSLIRKTVHENFSGDDLLKLFPLDLALDLQNILVLLLQKYQNQWREEISREQHPLPSTSGTYRLKTSVPNSLPSSETSLPLWPRQDDINGHFNHSDIEISTPEVASQVASNSIQNDANPPENLSILPRLKSMTWTMESCPSAPANRVAIITLKLQDFTRSPSGEMEVKFQLTKDTLEAMLRSMNYISEQLSSMVRSSSEPAQKKQKQ from the exons ATGGAAGATTCGCTTTACTTGCAACTATATAAGTTGTCGCCGATCAATTCAGAGGAATCACTCGATCAAATACTCACAACTTTATGGAAATCAAGGAGAACCGGTCTCCGATTTCCAGAGAAGTCTCATTTCCAGTCTCTCCTCAATCTGCCTTCTCTCGGCGAGCTCGATCCA GTTTTGGCATGCCTTCGTTCACTTATCAGAAAAACTGTGCATGAGAACTTCAGTGGGGATGATCTCTTGAAGCTGTTTCCGCTTGATCTAGCACTTGATCTACAAAACATTCTTGTATTGTTGCTCCAGAAATATCAGAATCAATGGAGGGAGgaaatatcaagagaacag CATCCTCTGCCCAGTACCAGTGGCACCTACCGGTTAAAAACTAGTGTGCCAAATTCCCTACCATCCTCTGAGACTTCATTGCCGCTTTGGCCTCGTCAAGATGATATTAATGGGCATTTTAATCATAGTGATATCGAGATTTCTACCCCAGAAGTTGCTTCACAGGTTGCATCTAATTCTATTCAAAATGATGCCAATCCTCCAGAGAACTTG AGTATCTTGCCCCGTCTCAAATCAATGACATGGACCATGGAAAGTTGTCCTTCTGCTCCAGCAAATAGAGTAGCCATCATTACTCTCAAG CTTCAAGATTTCACCCGATCTCCTTCAGGGGAAATGGAGGTGAAGTTTCAGCTTACTAAAGACACGCTTGAAGCTATGTTGAGATCAATGAACTACATCAGTGAGCAGCTTTCAAGCATG GTCAGGAGTTCGTCAGAGCCAGCTCAGAAAAAACAAAAGCAGTAG